TTGCTATTCATCTTCCTACGAATTGACGCAGGCAGGAACATGAATAGGTTCTAAAAAAAGCTTTCTTATTTCCGCTGAAGCGTAAGACCTACATCGGCAATTCCCGTTACATTCTTTCGGCGCATAATATGACAAACAGCCACATGAAGGGAATCGCCTTTGTGTAGTATCAAGTCTGACAACGGCATTGAGTAATGATAGTGATATACACCCTGACCTTGATAGAATCCATTGTCGTCGGTAATTCGGAAAGTCACGGTATCGCATAGTTGGCGGCCTTCCGGAAGCACTTCCTGTAGAATAATCAGTGCCAGTTCCTGAAAAGGATAGGAAGTGTTACAACGCAGCCCGATCTCTTCGCTATATGCACCATCCTGCGCCAATGAAGGAATGTCAAAGTAGAGCGTGTCTATCTGTTCCCATCCCCACCCGTCAACTGGAGTGTGCTCATAATGGCTATAGATAGTCTTACGGTTACAACTGCCAAAAATCAGTGCAACCGTAAGACTCATGAATAGTAAGAAAAGACTATGCTTCTTTCGGCTCATCTTTTCTTGGTTCCTGAGGTTTATTTCTTTTCTTTCGAGGCTGGCCCTTCGGACCATCTTGATTTCTTGGTGCTTCGTGCCCCTTATGACCATCCTGTCCCTGAGCACCTTCCTGACTCTTGGATGCGTCTTGATTGTTCTGTGGCCGCTGAGCATTTTGTCCGCCCTGAGGTTTCTTCTTCTTTTTCTTCTTTGCCTTATCGAAACGAGTAATGCTGTCGCCTGCCAACAAATCGACAGGACCTTCTTGCTGCTTGGGACGATCCTCGCTATGGAGTGATTCCGGCTTTTCACCCTTACGGTTCATCTCGATGATCTCCTTAGCACGCTCAGCAGTTATTGTTTCCAGATTGGCAGCCAAACGCTTGTCGGTACTATAAGTAATGACTCCAGCCAA
The sequence above is a segment of the Prevotella sp. E9-3 genome. Coding sequences within it:
- a CDS encoding gliding motility lipoprotein GldH, translated to MSRKKHSLFLLFMSLTVALIFGSCNRKTIYSHYEHTPVDGWGWEQIDTLYFDIPSLAQDGAYSEEIGLRCNTSYPFQELALIILQEVLPEGRQLCDTVTFRITDDNGFYQGQGVYHYHYSMPLSDLILHKGDSLHVAVCHIMRRKNVTGIADVGLTLQRK